A region of Excalfactoria chinensis isolate bCotChi1 chromosome 22, bCotChi1.hap2, whole genome shotgun sequence DNA encodes the following proteins:
- the C22H1orf232 gene encoding uncharacterized protein C1orf232 homolog isoform X2, whose translation MNSITQHSTCGLGGASSHVEHKGDPSELMEAAEPPALMEEGPGPVSQLARKVQGGWRTFSSLFTREDEHQLLNPEPCADHPLAAVPAELPPTQKAAGFWDLFATKWQQASAPDKEVDPPELGETPMEPAGDEGPSDLREPEEGAFKWGFLASKLAEIRNKNASKGN comes from the exons ATGAACAGCATTACACAGCACAGCACGTGTGGGCTTGGTGGAGCTTCTTCCCATGTGGAACATAAA GGAGACCCTTCCGAGCTGATGGAGGCAGCGGAGCCCCCCGCGCTGATGGAGGAGGGACCCGGCCCTGTGTCCCAGCTGGCACGGAAG GTCCAGGGGGGATGGCGGACATTCTCATCTCTCTTCACCCGTGAGGATGAGCACCAGCTGCTCAACCCAGAGCCCTGCGCTGATCA CCCCTTGGCTGCCGTGCCAGCTGAACTGCCCCCTACCCAGAAAGCAGCCGGCTTTTGGGATCTCTTTGCTACCAAGTGGCAGCAGGCATCGGCACCGGACAAGGAGGTGGACCCACCAGAACTGGGTGAGACCCCCATGGAGCCAGCAGGTGATGAGGGCCCCAGTGACCTGCGGGAGCCAGAGGAAGGAGCCTTTAAATGGGGCTTCCTGGCCAGCAAACTGGCTGAGATCCgaaataaaaatgcttccaaGGGCAACTAA
- the C22H1orf232 gene encoding uncharacterized protein C1orf232 homolog isoform X1 — protein MTQGIWGLYKARVLQTLGGARADGALQEEGDPSELMEAAEPPALMEEGPGPVSQLARKVQGGWRTFSSLFTREDEHQLLNPEPCADHPLAAVPAELPPTQKAAGFWDLFATKWQQASAPDKEVDPPELGETPMEPAGDEGPSDLREPEEGAFKWGFLASKLAEIRNKNASKGN, from the exons ATGACCCAGGGCATCTGGGGGCTCTACAAGGCCAGGGTGCTGCAGACCCTGGGGGGGGCACGGGCTGATGGTGCGCTGCAGGAGGAG GGAGACCCTTCCGAGCTGATGGAGGCAGCGGAGCCCCCCGCGCTGATGGAGGAGGGACCCGGCCCTGTGTCCCAGCTGGCACGGAAG GTCCAGGGGGGATGGCGGACATTCTCATCTCTCTTCACCCGTGAGGATGAGCACCAGCTGCTCAACCCAGAGCCCTGCGCTGATCA CCCCTTGGCTGCCGTGCCAGCTGAACTGCCCCCTACCCAGAAAGCAGCCGGCTTTTGGGATCTCTTTGCTACCAAGTGGCAGCAGGCATCGGCACCGGACAAGGAGGTGGACCCACCAGAACTGGGTGAGACCCCCATGGAGCCAGCAGGTGATGAGGGCCCCAGTGACCTGCGGGAGCCAGAGGAAGGAGCCTTTAAATGGGGCTTCCTGGCCAGCAAACTGGCTGAGATCCgaaataaaaatgcttccaaGGGCAACTAA
- the FAM110D gene encoding protein FAM110D, with translation MMVPLGSTPRAVCSSGRGVSPLRLLNRGPEYLREQVGGGSGGRTPSAVERLEADKVKYVKSQQVINSRQEPALRSCSPCRSPRGRRLLALQQCHELCHGSDLSCDGSRKVPCPSSPVPRRGGGSRRLLRPDSLVIYRQKRDCPVINKENTKGYGLVRRLFQGPLRDKPPSSPQGSDKAPESPMLWVSTGQAEDAQTPGGDSSGIIPSPDSPMQQPQQAPSPAQTPSSTKPALGLRPSLPLSEKERFFNYCGLDRAMVEGLGKERFVPAGWDAASARLHGSCEWEPSQASGCSGEDAGPGEEESDTRLCSAISVVERNARVIKWLYGCQRAWAAAKESTV, from the coding sequence ATGATGGTCCCACTCGGCAGCACCCCACGAGCCGTCTGCTCCTCTGGCCGCGGTGTTTCCCCACTCCGTTTGCTGAACCGGGGCCCCGAATACCTGCGGGAGCAGGTTGGGGGGGGCAGCGGGGGTCGCACACCCAGCGCCGTGGAGCGGTTGGAAGCAGATAAAGTGAAGTACGTCAAATCGCAGCAGGTCATTAACAGCCGGCAGGAGCCGGCACTGAGAAGCTGCTCGCCCTGTCGCTCACCCCGCGGCCGGCGCCTGCTCGCCTTGCAGCAATGCCACGAGCTCTGCCACGGCTCGGATCTGAGCTGCGACGGCAGCCGCAAGGTGCCCTGTCCCTCGTCCCCTGTGCCGCGGAGGGGAGGCGGCAGCAGGCGCCTGCTGAGACCCGACTCGCTCGTCATTTACCGGCAGAAACGGGACTGCCCAGTCATCAACAAGGAGAACACCAAGGGCTACGGGCTGGTCAGACGCCTCTTCCAAGGGCCGCTCAGGGACAAACCCCCCAGCTCTCCCCAGGGGTCAGATAAAGCCCCCGAGAGCCCCATGCTGTGGGTGTCCACGGGGCAAGCTGAAGATGCACAGACACCGGGTGGCGACAGCAGCGGCATCATCCCATCGCCTGACAGCCCCATGCAGCAGCCACAACAAGCCCCAAGCCCAGCCCagacccccagcagcaccaaacCAGCACTTGGCCTGCGCCCATCCCTGCCGCTTTCGGAGAAGGAGAGGTTCTTCAATTACTGTGGGCTGGACCGGGCCATGGTGGAAgggctggggaaggagaggTTTGTGCCAGCAGGATGGGACGCTGCCTCGGCACGGCTCCACGGCTCCTGTGAGTGGGAGCCCAGCCAGGCCTCGGGGTGCAGCGGGGAGGATGCAGGGCCAGGTGAGGAGGAGTCGGATACACGGCTCTGCTCTGCCATCTCGGTGGTGGAGCGCAATGCCCGTGTCATCAAATGGCTCTATGGCTGCCAGCGAGCTTGGGCGGCCGCCAAGGAATCCACAGTCTGA
- the PDIK1L gene encoding serine/threonine-protein kinase PDIK1L codes for MVSSQPKYDLIREVGRGSYGVVYEAVVRKTSARVAVKKIRCHAPENVELALREFWALSSIKSQHPNVIHLEECILQKDGMVQKMSHGSSSSLYLQLVETSLKGEIVFDPRSAYYLWFVMDFCDGGDMNEYLLSRKPNRKTNTSFMLQLSSALAFLHKNQIIHRDLKPDNILISQSRMDASDLEPTLKVADFGLSKVCSASGQNPEEPVNVNKCFLSTACGTDFYMAPEVWEGHYTAKADIFALGIIIWAMLERITFVDTETKKELLGSYVKQGTAIVPVGEALLENPKMELLIPVKKKSMNAQMKQLIKEMLAANPQDRPDAFELELRLVNIAFKDSSWDT; via the exons ATGGTGAGTAGCCAGCCTAAGTACGATCTAATACGGGAGGTTGGTCGTGGCAGTTATGGTGTGGTGTACGAAGCAGTCGTCAGGAAGACCTCTGCACGGGTGGCAGTGAAAAAGATTCGGTGCCATGCTCCAGAGAACGTGGAACTAGCTCTGCGTGAGTTCTGGGCACTTAGCAGTATCAAGAGCCAGCACCCCAACGTCATTCACCTGGAGGAGTGCATCTTGCAGAAAGATGGCATGGTGCAGAAGATGTCACATGGCTCCAGTTCCTCCCTTTATTTACAG CTTGTAGAGACCTcattaaaaggagaaatagtCTTTGACCCCAGAAGTGCTTATTACCTTTGGTTTGTAATGGATTTCTGTGATGGAGGAGATATGAATGAGTATCTGTTGTCTCGAAAACCTAACCGCAAGACCAACACCAGTTTCATGcttcagctcagcagtgcaCTGGCTTTCCTGCACAAAAATCAGATTATCCATCGTGATCTCAAACCTGACAATATTCTGATATCGCAGAGCAGGATGGATGCCAGTGACTTGGAGCCCACGCTGAAAGTAGCTGACTTTGGGCTGAGTAAGGTATGTTCAGCTTCAGGACAGAATCCTGAGGAACCAGTCAACGTAAATAAGTGTTTTCTATCGACTGCATGTGGGACTGACTTCTATATGGCCCCCGAAGTCTGGGAAGGACACTACACTGCCAAAGCAGACATTTTTGCACTGGGGATCATAATCTGGGCAATGCTAGAAAGAATCACATTCGTAGACacagagacaaagaaagaacTCCTGGGTAGTTACGTCAAGCAGGGGACAGCCATCGTGCCCGTTGGAGAGGCACTGCTAGAAAACCCTAAGATGGAACTGCTCATCCCCGTCAAGAAAAAATCCATGAATGCACAGATGAAACAGTTGATTAAGGAAATGCTGGCTGCCAACCCGCAGGACCGTCCTGATGCTTTTGAACTAGAGCTGCGATTAGTCAACATAGCTTTTAAAGACAGCAGCTGGGACACATGA
- the TRIM63 gene encoding E3 ubiquitin-protein ligase TRIM63, which produces MDFQPSILRDGGPMESLEKQLLCPICLEMFSKPVVILPCQHNLCRKCANDIFQAANPYWQSRGGSIISGGRFRCPTCRHEVLLDRHGVYGLQRNLLVENIIDIYKQEFSSRPLKKGEHPMCKEHEDERINIYCVTCEVPTCSMCKVFGAHKDCEVAPLQSIFQGQKSELNNCISMLVAGNDRIQTIISQLEDSCRSTEENSEAAKQELCSRFDAFVALLEEKKTELLGRITREQEDKTGFVQGLIHKYKEQLEKSSRLVETAIQAMEETGGAAFLMNAKQLIKTIVEASKGGRLEKIEQGYENMDAFTVSLEHLADAVRALDFEPDEEDEFYEEVEEDTGDTEPERVVAGRATPLCASITSIVVEPPQTEGMTED; this is translated from the exons ATGGATTTCCAACCCAGCATCCTGCGTGATGGCGGCCCCATGGAGAGCCTGGAGAAGCAGTTGCTTTGCCCCATCTGCCTGGAGATGTTCAGCAAGCCTGTGGTGATCCTGCCCTGCCAGCACAACCTCTGCCGCAAGTGTGCCAACGACATCTTCCAG GCTGCCAACCCATACTGGCAGAGCCGGGGCGGCAGCATCATCTCAGGGGGCCGGTTCCGCTGCCCTACGTGTCGCCATGAGGTCCTGCTGGACCGCCACGGTGTCTATGGGCTGCAGAGGAACCTGCTGGTGGAGAACATCATCGACATCTACAAGCAGGAGTTCTCCAG CAGGCCGCTCAAGAAGGGGGAGCACCCCATGTGCAAGGAGCATGAGGATGAGCGGATCAACATCTACTGCGTCACCTGCGAGGTCCCCACCTGCTCCATGTGCAAGGTCTTCGGTGCTCACAAGGACTGTGAAGTTGCCCCTCTGCAGAGCATCTTCCAGGGCCAGAAG AGCGAGCTGAACAACTGCATTTCCATGCTAGTAGCTGGGAACGACCGCATCCAAACCATCATCTCCCAGCTGGAGGATTCCTGCCGCAGCACTGAG GAGAACAGTGAGGCGGCCAAGCAGGAGCTCTGCTCACGTTTTGATGCATTTGTGgctctgctggaggagaagaagaCGGAGCTGCTGGGACGCATCACCCGTGAGCAGGAGGACAAGACAGGCTTTGTGCAGGGCCTCATCCACAAGTacaaggagcagctggagaagTCCAGCCGACTGGTGGAGACGGCCATCCAGGCCATGGAGGAGACCGGCGGGGCCGCCTTCCTCATG AACGCCAAGCAGCTCATTAAAAC GATTGTGGAAGCCTCTAAGGGTGGCAGGCTGGAAAAGATTGAACAAGGCTATGAGAACATGGATGCCTTCACAGTCAGTCTTGAACACCTCGCCGATGCCGTCCGAGCCCTGGACTTTGAACCAG ATGAGGAAGATGAGTTCTATGAAGAGGTGGAGGAAGATACAGGAGACACAGAACCCGAAAGGGTGGTGGCAGGTAGGGCCACCCCTCTGTGTGCCAGCATCACCAGCATCGTGGTGGAACCCCCACAGACAGAGGGGATGACAGAGGATTGA
- the SLC30A2 gene encoding proton-coupled zinc antiporter SLC30A2, translated as MAAGGGEKQQLLGEGVGRSYLGMAQKLTAGSAQGQAPTLELSARHHRHCHAGGADSDPRQQQRARRKLYVAAGICLIFMVGEAVGGYLAHSLAILTDAAHLLTDFASIMISLFALWVSSRPATKTMNFGWHRAEILGALLSVLSIWVVTGVLVYLAAQRLLLGDYDIEGSVMLITSACAVAVNIVMGVALHQTGHGHSHGGAHEQPHSHEQPNPSVRAAFVHVVGDLLQSVGVLIASYIIFFKPEYKFVDPICTFLFSVLVLGTTLTILRDVLLVLMEGTPRGMDFNAVRDTLLAVGGVEAVHSLHIWALTASQPLLSVHIAINADADSQEVLEEASSRLQRAFRFHTTTIQIESYSEDMKDCRECQPPSD; from the exons ATGGCAGCGGGCggaggggagaagcagcagctgctgggcgAGGGAGTGGGCAG GTCCTACCTGGGGATGGCACAAAAGCTCACAGCCGGCTCAGCGCAGGGCCAGGCGCCCACCCTGGAGCTGAGTGCACGGCACCACCGGCATTGCCATGCAGGGGGGGCTGACAGTGACCCCCGCCAGCAGCAGCGGGCACGCAGGAAGCTCTATGTGGCTGCTGGCATCTGCCTCATCTTCATGGTGGGGGAAGCTGTGG GTGGGTACCTGGCACACAGCCTGGCCATCCTGACGGACGCTGCCCACCTCCTGACGGACTTTGCCAGCATCATGATCAGCCTCTTTGCCCTCTGGGTGTCCTCACGTCCCGCCACCAAAACCATGAACTTTGGCTGGCACCGGGCAG AGATCCTGGGGgccctgctctctgtgctgtccATCTGGGTGGTGACGGGTGTCCTGGTGTACCTGGCGGCCCAACGCCTGCTCTTGGGTGACTACGACATCGAGGGCAGTGTCATGCTCATCACCTCTGCCTGTGCCGTGGCCGTCAACATTGT gaTGGGGGTGGCTCTGCACCAAACAGGGCATGGGCACAGCCATGGAGGGGCTCAcgagcagccccacagccacgAACAGCCCAACCCCAGTGTCCGTGCTGCCTTCGTCCACGTGGTGGGGGATCTGCTGCAGAGCGTCGGCGTCCTCATTGCATCCTACATCATCTTCTTTAAG CCCGAGTACAAGTTTGTGGACCCCATCTGCACCTTCCTCTTCTCCGTGCTGGTGTTGGGGACAACGCTGACCATCCTTCGTGACGTCCTGCTCGTCCTCATGGAGG GCACCCCCAGGGGGATGGACTTCAACGCGGTGCGGGACACTCTGCTGGCGGTGGGCGGCGTGGAGGCGGTGCACAGCCTGCACATCTGGGCACTGACCGCCTCGCAGCCGTTGCTCTCTGTGCACATCGCCATCA ATGCGGATGCCGACTCGCaggaggtgctggaggaggccagctccaggctgcagcGCGCCTTCCGCTTCCACACTACCACCATCCAGATCGAGAGCTACTCCGAGGACATGAAGGACTGCCGAGAGTGTCAGCCCCCCAGCGACTGA